The nucleotide sequence GCGAGGCCACCGGGCCCTCCGCCCAGAAGGCCGCCACCAGCGCCACGGCGGCGACGCCGGCCACCGCCAGCAGGGGGCGCAGCCAGTGGCGGCGCGGCCCGGCCCCGGTGCTGGCGCTCACGGGCTCCGGCTGGAGCGGCGAGGCGGCGGGCACGTCTCCAGGAGCGAGCATCGGGGCCTCGTGCGTACAGCCGGCACCTCCCTGGGAGGTGCGCTCGGAAAAGGGGGGAACAGGGACTCGCGCGACGTGCCACGCGCGGGCGGCTCAGGCGCTGTATTCGGCTGCCATCTCCCGGCGGTCCAGCTCGCCGATGAGGTGGTGGGCATACCGCACCAGGTCCGCCTCCGTGAGGATGCCCAGCAGCACGCCGCTCGGGTCCACCACGGGCAGGCACCCGTACTTGTGCTTGAGCATCAGCCCCACGGCCTCCTTCAGCGGCGTCTCCGGGCCCACGGTCTCCACGTCGCGCGTCATGATGTCCGCGGCCCACAGCGGCTGCGAGGCGGGGTCGGTGGCGTGCATCGCCGAGGCCCTCAGCAGGTCGCGGTGGGTGACGAGCCCCACCAGCTTGCCCTGCCGCAGCACGGGCAGGTGCCGGATGCGGTGCAGCCGCAGCAGCTCCTCCGCCTTCGACAGGTTCTGCGTCTCCTTGAGGGTGACCAGCTCACGGCTCATCAGCTCTCCGACAATCTGCATGTGCGAATCTCCTCGTTCGTGGCGTCCCCTCGACGCTGCAACCCCATTGCAGGTCCGGGGCCACGCCCGCGCTCCCTCTGAAAGATGTGAAAACGGGCACTCCGGGGCGCAACCCTTGCGCCGCACCCGGTGCCCTCGCAGCCTTTGCGCCTCCCCGGCCCTGGGGACGGGTTGAAGGCCGGCCTGCTGTGCGCTAAGTGCTCACCCAGTCGCTAGGGGTGCCCCTGGATGGGGCTGAGACGGCCGTGGTGAACGGCCAACCCTTGGAACCTGAACCGGGTCATTCCGGCGGAGGGAAGCGGCCCGGGGCTCCATCCATCCCCGTGCGCTCGCCATCCGCCCGAAGAGGAGTTGCGAGATGAGCGGAGCGTCCAGGAGCCTCAAGGTCGATGGGAAGGTGCTGGAGGGAATCAGCCGGGGCCCGCTGCCGGCCTCGCGCAAGGTGTACGTGAATGGCGTGCTGCACCCGGACCTCCGCGTGCCCGTGCGGGAGATCAGCCAGACGCCCACGCGCCATGGCCCGGGGCCGGACGCGAAGGTGACGCCCAACCCGCCGGTCCACGTCTACGACTCCAGCGGCCCGTACACGGACCCGTCGGCGGACATCGACCTGCGCCAGGGCCTGCCCGCGCTGCGCGAGGCGTGGATTCTCGGCCGGGGTGACACCGAGGCGCTGCCCGGCATCACCTCCGAGTATGGCCGCGCCCGCGAGGCGGACCCCCGGCTGGCGGGCCTGCGCTTCACGCACCGCCGCCAGCCCCGCGTGGCGAAGCGGGGCGGCAACGTCTCCCAGCTGCACTACGCCCGCCGCGGCATCATCACCCCGGAGATGGAGTACGTCGCGCTGCGGGAGAACCTCAAGGCCGAGGCCTCGCTCGCGGCGCAGCACCCGGGCCACTCCTGGGGCGCGTCCATCCCCAAGGTGATTACGCCCGAGTTCGTGCGCGACGAGATTGCCCGGGGCCGCGCCATCATCCCCGCCAACATCAACCACCCGGAGCTGGAGCCGATGATCATCGGCCGCAACTTCCTGGTGAAGATCAACGCCAACATCGGCAACTCGGCGGTCACGTCCTCCATCGAAGAAGAGGTGGAGAAGATGGTGTGGTCCATCCGCTGGGGCGCGGACACGGTGATGGACCTGTCCACCGGTCGCAACATCCACGAGACGCGCGAGTGGATCCTCCGCAACGCGCCGGTGCCCATCGGCACGGTGCCCATCTACCAGGCGCTGGAGAAGGTGGGCGGCAAGGCCGAGGACCTCACGTGGGAACTGTACCGCGACACGCTCATCGAGCAGGCCGAGCAGGGCGTGGACTACTTCACCATCCACGCCGGCGTGCTGCTGCGCTACGTGCCGTACACCGCGAAGCGCCTCACCGGCATCGTCAGCCGCGGCGGCTCCATCATGGCCAAGTGGTGCCTCACCCACCACCGCGAGAACTTCCTCTACACGCACTTCGAGGAGATCTGCGAGATCATGAAGGCGTACGACGTCAGCTTCAGCCTGGGGGACGGGCTGCGGCCGGGCTCCATCGCGGACGCCAACGACGCGGCGCAGTTCGGCGAGCTGGAGACGCTGGGCGAGCTGACCAAGATTGCCTGGAAGCACGACGTGCAGACGATGATTGAGGGCCCGGGCCACGTGCCCATGCACCTCATCCAGGAGAACATGACGAAGCAGCTCGCGGTGTGCGGCGAGGCGCCCTTCTACACGCTGGGGCCCCTCACCACGGACATCGCGCCCGGGTACGACCACTTCACCAGCGGCATCGGCGCGGCGATGATCGGCTGGTTCGGCACGGCGATGCTCTGCTACGTGACGCCCAAGGAGCACCTGGGCCTGCCCAACCGGGACGACGTGAAGGAAGGCGTCATCACCTACAAGATTGCCGCCCACGCCGCTGACCTGGCCAAGGGGCATCCAGGCGCGCAGGCGCGCGACAACGCCCTGTCCAAGGCCCGCTTCGAGTTCCGCTGGGAGGACCAGTTCAACCTCTCCCTGGACCCGGAGCGCGCCCGCGCCTTCCACGACGAGACGCTGCCCGCCGAGGGAGCGAAGGTGGCCCACTTCTGCTCCATGTGCGGCCCCCAGTTCTGCTCCATGAAGATCACCCAGGACGTGCGCGACTACGCGGACAAGGTGGGCGTCTCCGAGGAGGCGGCGCTGAAGACGGGCCTGGAGGAGAAGAGCGAGGAATTCAGAAAAGCCGGAGGCCAGTTGTATCGCTGAAGCGCCAGGACCCGGGCCGGTACGGCAGGGGACGACCCGTCAGATCACCTGTCGCAGACGTGACAATCGTCGCGGGTGCGTGTCATGGTAGGTAGGCAACGGCGCGATGTTCGTGCCTGAAAAATCTGGAGGGGACGTTCAATGGAGACTCCGCCGCGGGAGCAGATGGGCTCGTTCATCAGTGGCTCACCGATGCCGACCCAGGATGAGAAGACGATGGCGCTGCTGGCGCATATGGGCACCATCCTGGCCAACATGGTGGGGCTGGGCTTCGCCGTGCCGCTGGTGCTGATGCTGACGAAGGGCAAGGAGTCGTCCTTCGTCCGCGCTCACTCGGTGGAGTCGCTGAACTTCCAGATCACCGTCTTCATCGCCGGGTTCGTCAGCGCCATCACCCTCTGCATCGGCATTGGCGCCATCCTGCTGCCCATCGTCTTCGTGGCGGCGCTGGTCTTCTCCATCATCGCCGGCCTGAAGGCGAACGAGGGCCAGCTCTACAAGTACCCGGTCAACATCCGGCTCATCAAGTAGACCACGCGGCCCTGGCCCTCGCGAGAGGGCCCGGACCTCACGGGGCGGGTCTTCGCGCGAGTGCGCGGGCCCGCCCTTCGTGTTTCCAGGGGACGGAGCGCTTCCTCAGCCGCCGATGCCCATCATGGTCAGCAGGGTGGCGCCGTTGCCGGGCTCGGTGAAGCGGTGGCCCTCGGGCTTGTCGCCCAGCGCGCGGCGGATGGCCACGGCCAGCTCCGTGTCGGTGGCGCCGCCGCGGATGAGCTGGTGCAGCGGGGCCTGCGCGCGTCCACCGAGGCAGCTGCGCAGGTCGCCGTTGGAGGCCACGCGCACGCGGTTGCAGCCTCCGCAGAAGTTCTGGGTGAGCGGGGAGATGAAGCCCACGCGGCCGCCGGGGGCGCGCCAGTAGCGCGCGGGGCCGGAGGTGACGGAGGTGGCGGCGTCCGCCGTGTCCTCGGGCTCGGGCTCCAGCGGCAGGCCCGCGGCCCGCAGCCGCGAGACGAGCTCCGCGGTGGGCACCGGGGTGCCCTGGCCGAAGGGCATCAGCTCGATGAAGCGCGGGGTGATGCCGCGCGCGTGGGCGTACTCCACTAGCGCCGGCACCTCCGCGTCGTTCACATCGCGCACCACCACGGCGTTGAGCTTGAGCGAGGAGAAGCCCGCCGCGGCCGCCGCGTCGATGCCGCGCAGCACGGCGGCGAAGTCCCCCTGCTTGGAGATGCGCCGGAACGTCTCCGGGGAGAGCGTGTCCAGGCTGAGGTTGAGCTGGGTGACGCCGGCCTCGCGCAGCGGGACGGCCAGGGCCGCCAGGTGGCTCGCGTTGGAGGTGATGGCCAGGTGCTGGATGCCGGGCAGCGCGGCGATGCGCCGGGAGACTTCGAGGATGTCGGGGCGGATCAGCGGCTCGCCGCCGGTGAGGCGCACGCGGCGGATGCCCATGCTCGCGAAGACGGAGGTGATGCGCTCCAGCTCCGCCGCGTCGAGCAGGTCCTTCTTGCCGCCCCAGGACGCCGGCGAGCAGTAGGTGCAGCGGAAGTTGCAGCGGTCCGTGATGCTCAGCCGCAGGTACGTCATCCGCCGCCCCTGGGCATCGAGCAGGGGCGGGGCGAGCGGACTCGTCGGGGGCTGGGAAGTGGCGGCGGTCATCACGGAAGTCCCGTCCTCATAACAGCCACGTCCCGGCCAATCATCACTGTCTCGCGCGCTTCAGCCCTCGCTGCCCGTTGCCGAACGGATCACCGCGACCTTGACCTCGGTGGGCTCGGGCGCGGAGGTGCTCCGGCTGGGAGCGGGGGCGTCGGCGTCGTCGTCCAGGTCGGTGAGGCGGGCCAGCTCGGCCTCGGCCTCGGAGGCCTCGGCTTCCGCCTGGGGAAGCTGCAGCTTCTTCAGCTTCATCTCCTCCTTGATGCGGATGAGGCCTTCCTCGCCGATGTCCAGGAACGCGCGGACGACCTCGGGGTCGAACTGCGTGTTGGCGCAGCGGCGGATCTCCTGGATGGCGTTGGCGAACGAGGTGCCCTTGCGGTACGGGCGGTCGCTCGTCATCGCGTCCAGCGTGTCCGCCACGGCGAAGATGCGCGCGCCGATGTGGATTTCGTGCCGCTGCAGGTTGCGCGGGTAGCCGGCGCCGTCCCACCGCTCCTGGTGCGACAGGACGATGGAGGCGGGCGTGTCCAGGAAGGGGATGTTCTGGATCATCTGGAAGCCAATCTCCGGATGCTTCCGCATCTCCATCCACTCGTCCGGAGTGAGCTTGCCCGGCTTGAGCAGCACCGCGTCCGGCACGCCAATCTTGCCGATGTCGTGCAGGAGCGCGCCGCGGCCAATCTCCTCCAGTTCCTTGCTCTGGATGCCCATGCGCTGGGCAATGGCCGTGGTGTAGCTGACCACGCGCTGCGAGTGGTCGCTGGTCTCGTGCTCGCGCGCGTCCAGGGCGGCCACCAGCGCCAGCAGGGTGTTCTGGTAGGTGTTGGCGATGTCGCGCAGCGCGGCGCGCAGCTCCGCCGTGCGGTCGCGGACCTTGCGCTCCAGCTTCTTCTGGTAGCGCTTGCGGGCCATCTCGATGCGGCGCTTGGCCAGCGCGCGCTCTATCGCGCGGATGAGGTCCGTCAGCTTCGGTGGCTTGAGGAGGTAGTCCACCGCGCCGCGCCGCAGGCAGTCCACGGCGGACTCGGTGTCGCCGTAGCCGGTGAGCATGATGACCGAGGTGTCCGGGAGCCGCTCGCGCAGGTTCTCCAGGAGCCACAGGCCGTCTTTGCCCGGCATCTTCATGTCGCTGATGACGAGCGGGGTGTCCTCCTCGCCGGCGACGTCGAGCGCCATCTCGGCACCACTCGCGACGACACAGTTGTAGCCCTCCTCCCGAAGGAGGACGGAGATGACGTCGCGGACGGAGTCGTCATCATCGACGATGAGGATTCTGGGTGGGGCAGGGGGGATGGCTTCCACGGCGGCCGATTCTAGAGGTTTCCGGGTTTCAATGGCGAACGAGTGAGAGAAATTACCACCTTCCTGCGTTTGCCGGTTGATCGTCCAGCGGACATGGGGGGTGGCCATCCCCGGGCGGCGGGGAGGGGGACCAGGCGCGGAATGAACGTTCCTTCCGAGGGAGACCGTCCCGGAGGGGCTGCTCGCCCGGCTGGGGTACGACAGGACGGGCGGGCCCCACCCGGGTGCGCTGTGCACCCGGCGTGCGAGGGAGCCGGCACGTCCGAGGGGTCAGCCGTGGGCCCGTGCGGAGGGCCGGTCATACCGGAAGGCGGCCAGGTCCATGGTGGGCTTCTGTCCGAGCACCGCCTGGGTCACCAGCTTCGCGGTGATGGGGGCCAGGAGGATGCCGTTGCGGAAGTGGCCGGTGGCCAGGAAGAGGCCGGGCACCGGGCCCTCGCCGAGATAGGGGCGGTGGTCCTCGGTCCAGGGCCGGAAGCCCGCCCACGTCTCCACCACGGGCGCGGAGGCCAGCTCCGGGCACAGCTCCAGGGTCATCTCGAGGATGCGGGCCAGCCCCGCCGCCGTCACCTGCTTGTCGAAGCCCACCAGCTCCATGGTGCTGCCGGCGATGATGCGCCCGTCCGCGCGCGGCACGAGGTAGCCCTTCTCCGAGGTGAGGATGCGCTCCAGCAGGGGCAGCCGCGTCTGGAACTGCACCATCTGCCCGCGCGCGGGGCGCACGGCCTTCGCCTCGACGCCAGCGCCCTGCACCAGCGCGGACCAGGAGCCCGCGGCGAGGACGACGGCGTCCGCGCGCAGCACCTCTCCGTCCAGGTCCACGCCCACCGCGCGGCCCTGCTCGTGCACCACGCCGCGCACGTAGCCGCTCCGGAACTCCGCGCCCACGCGGGCGGCGGCCATGGTGAGCGCGCGCACCAGGAGCCGGTTGTCCACCTGGTGGTCGTCGGGGAACCACGCGGCGGCGAGCGCCTTCGGGGACAGCCGGGGCTCCATCGCCCGGGCGCCCGCGCCATCCAGCAGCTCCGCGCGCAGGCCCTCTCCGCGCTGCCAGATGACGGTGGAGTCCAGGTGGTGCACGTCCGCCTCGCTGAAGGCCACCTTGAGGACGCCGCAGGGGCGGTAGGCCACGTCCACGCCGGTCAGCTCCTTCAGCTCGGCGGCGAAGGCGGGGTAGAGCGCCCGGCTGCGCAGGCACAGCTCCAGGAAGGGGCCCGGCCCGTCGGACTCCATCTGCGGGGCGAGGATGCCGGCGGCGGCGCTGGAGGCCTCGGCGCCGGGAATCGAGCGCTCGAGCACCGTCACCCGGGCGCCCGCCTGCCGCAGCCGGAGGGCGATGCCGCAGCCCATGATGCCCCCACCCACGATGATGACGTCCGAGTGTCGCATAGGGCCCGTTTCCTGCTCGCTCACCCTCGGGTTTGCAAGCGTCACGAGAGCCCTGACGCGCGGCGCGATTGACGGCGGGGGGCTTTCTCGTTACTGATGGAGCCGTGCTTTCCGCGTTCGTCCATCACCACCATGTGCATCATCCGCTCGGCCCGGACGGGTTCGATCGACATGCGCATGCCTGGGTGATGAGCCGCTAGAGCACACCCCACCCGGCAAGAGCCGCAGCGACCGAAGGCCCGTCCCCCCAGGACGGGCCTTTTTTCGTTTCCGCGCACCCCCACCGTTCCCCCGCAGCCCCCTCGCAGCCCCCAAAGGCCCACCCATGCTGCTGAAGATCGCCCTGCCCAACAAAGGTCGCCTCTCCGAAGAGGTGCGCGAGCTGTTCAACGATGCGGGCCTGGAGGTCCGCGCCCGAGGCGAGCGAGCCCTCACCGCGTCGCTGGGCGGCGAGTTCGAAGCCATCTTCGTCCGCGCGCAGGACATCCCCGAGTTCGTCGCGGACGGCGCGGCGCACGCGGGCGTCACCGGCTGGGACCTGGTCAACGAGGCCGGGCGCGAGCTGGAGCCGCTGATGGACCTGGAGTTCGGCAGGTGCCGGCTGGTGGTGGCCGCCCGCGAGGAGAGTGGCCTCACCAGCGCGGACGACGTGAAGGACGGCAGCCGCGTGGCCTCCTGCTTCCCCCGGCTGACGCAGAAGTTCTTCGCGCAGCGTGGGCAGCGGGTCACCGTGGTACCGGTGTCGGGCGCGGCGGAGATTGCGCCCCACCTGGGCATCGCGGACATCGTGGTGGACCTGACGTCCACCGGCTCCACGCTGAAGATGAACGGCCTGCGCGAGGTGGCCACGGTGCTGGAGTCCAGCGCGCGACTGGTGGCCTGCAAGGGCAACGTCCCGGAGGCGCAGCGGAAGCTGGACGAGCTGAAGCTGGCGCTGGGCTCGGTGCTGGCGGCGCGCGGCAAGCGTTACCTCATGGCCAACGTGCCGAAGAAGGCGCTGCAGCAGGTGCGCGAGGTGCTGCCGGGCCTCAACGGCCCCACGGTGGTGGACGTGCTGGACGGCGGCAACTTCGTGGCGGTGCACGCGGTGGTGCCCGCGAAGACCATCTACCGCACCATCAACGCGCTGAAGGCCCTGGGGTGCGAGGGCATCCTGGTCACCCGTATCGAAAGGCTGATGGCGTGATGGACACCCTGACTTCTTCCATCCTCAGGTACCGCGGCCCGCTGTCGGAGCTGGCTCCGGAGGACCTCCGCCGGCTGCTGGACCGGGTGGGCGGCTCCGATGCGCGAGTGGCCCTGCGCGTGAGCGAGCTCATCGCCCGCGTGCGCAGCGACGGCGACCGGGCGCTCTTCGAGATGGCGCGCCAGTTCGACCGCGTGGAGCTGACGGCGCTGGAGGTGCCCATGGCCCGGTGCCAGGCCGCACTGGCCGCGCTGGAGCCCGGCCTGCGCGAGGCCCTGGCCCGTGCGGCGCGCAACATCGCCCGGGCCCATGCCGCGCAGAAGCCGCGCGCGGTGGAGGTCGAGACGGAGCCGGGCGTGCTGGTGGGGCGGCGGCCGGACCCGCTGGGCTGCGTGGGGGTGTACGCGCCGGGCGGCCGGGCGGTGTACCCCAGCAGCGTGCTGATGGGCGTGGTGCCCGCGAAGGTGGCGGGCGTGGGCCAGGTCATCGTCTGCTCGCCGCCGGGGCCGGACGGCCTGCCCCACGCGAGCGTGATGGCGGCGGCGGCGCTGGCCGGAGCGGACCGCGTCTTCGCGCTGGGCGGCGCGGGCGCGGTGGCGGCCATGGCGTACGGGACGGAGAGCGTGCCCCGGGTGGACCGCATCGTCGGGCCGGGCAACGCGTACGTGGCGGAGGCGAAGCTCCAGGTGGTGGGCTCGGTGGCCATCGAAGCGCCCGCCGGGCCGAGCGAAATCCTGGTGATTGCCGACGGCACGGCCAACCCGGAGGCGGTGGCGCGGGAGATGCTGGCCCAGGCCGAGCACGACCCGGAGGCCGCGTGCGTGACGCTGGCGCTGGGCGAGGCGCTGGCGGACACGATCGCCGCCGCGGTGGAGCGACTGGCGGAGGGGGCGAAGCGCTGGGAAATCGTCACCTCGGCGCTGGGCTCGCGGGGCGCGGTGCTGAGCGTGCAGTCGCTGGAGGAGGCCTGGCCCTTCGTGTCGGACTTCGCGCCGGAGCACCTGCTGCTGGCCACCGCGTCGCCGCAGGCGGACCTGGAGCGCGTGCGCAACGCGGGCACCGTGTTCCTGGGGGAGCGCTCCTCGGTGGCGTACGGCGACTACATGACGGGCTCCAACCACGTGCTGCCCACGGCGGGCCTGGCGCGGGCGTACTCGGGGCTCAACCTGCTCGACTTCTACCGGTGGACGACCTACCAGCGGGTGGAGCGTCAGGCGGCGGCGGGCCTGGCCGAGGACGTGGGCCTGCTCGCGGACAGCGAGGGCCTGTTCGCCCACGCGGACGCGGCGCGCGCCTGGAGGCGCCCGTGATTCCCACCCGTGCGTCGTATCGGGACATCCCCCTCTACAAGCCGGCGAAGAAGCCGTGCCGGGTGGACCTGAGCGACAACACCAACCTCTTCGGCATTCCTCCCGCCGCCGGGCGCGTGCTGCGCGAGGCCTCCACGCGGCTGGTGACGCACTACCCCGCGGGCTACTCGCCGGAGCTGCGCAAGGCGGTGGCCGCATATGCCGGGGTGGCGCCGGAGGCGGTGACGACGGGGTGCGGCTCGGACGGCATCATCGACAGCGCCATCCGGGCCTTCCTGGAGCCGGGCGACGTGCTCGGCTTCATGGACCCCACCTTCGTCATGGTGCCGCTGTACTCGAAGATGAACGGGGTGAAGGCCGCGCCGGTGCCGCTGCGCGCGGACTTCGACGTGGACGCGGACGCGCTGCTGGCCACCGGGGCGAAGGTCCTCTACCTGTGCGCTCCCAACAACCCCACCGGCACGGCGCTGTCGCGCGCGGCGGTGGAGCGAATCGTGGAGAAGGCCCCCGGCATCGTCATCCTCGACGAGGCCTATGCGGACTTCGCGTCCGGGCCGGGCTTCCTGGACCTGGCGCGCACGCGGCCCAACGTGCTGGTGACGCGCACCTTCTCCAAGGCCTTCGGCATGGCGGGCATGCGGGTGGGCTGGGCGGTGGGCGCCCCGGCGCTGGTGGCCGAGGTGGAGAAGGCCCGGGGCCCGTACATGCTCACCGCGCTGGCGGAGGCCATGGCCTCCGCGGTGCTCACCGAGGACACAGGCTGGGTGAAGGCCCGCGCGGCGGAGGCGGTGGCGAACCGCGAGCGGCTGCGCGGCGAGCTGGAGGCGCTGGGGCTGAAGGCGCTCCCCTCGGAAGCCAACTTCCTGATGGTGCCCCTGCCGGGCGCGCCGAAGGTGGCGGAGCGGATGCGGGAGCGGGACGTGAATGTGCGGGCCTTCCAGGGGTTGACCGGGGTGGGGGACGCCCTCCGGATTGGCAGTGGACCCTGGCCCCTCTTGGAAGCGGCGCTGGTGGCGCTGCGGGAGTCACTGCGATGAGAGTCACCCTGTTCGACTACGGCGCCGGCAACCTGCACTCGCTGGCCAAGGCGCTGGCGACGGCGGACGGCGTGGAGGTGCGCGTGCAGGAGGACCCGGTGCGCGCGCTGGACACGGACGTGCTGGTGCTGCCCGGCGTGGGAGCCTTCGGCGCGTCGGCGGCGCGGCTGGAGCCGGGGCGCCAGGCCATGCGCGAGGCGCTGGAGCGCGGCCTGCCGTGCCTGGGCATCTGCCTGGGCATGCAGCTGCTCTTCGACGGCAGCGACGAGGGCGGAGGCCGGGGGCTGGGCTTCTTCTCCGGCCAGGTGACGCGGCTGACGGCGCGCCGGGTGCCGCAGATTGGCTGGAACAGCGTGGAGGAGGACCGCACGCTGACGGGCGCGAAGCTGGACTCCGTGTACTACGCGCACAGCTTCGTCTGCCGCGCGACCGATGCTTCCGTCGTCACGGGCTGGACGACGCACGAGAGCGACCGCTTCCCGGCCGCGGTGCGGCGGGGGAAGGTGGTGGGCGTGCAGTTCCACCCGGAGAAGTCGTCCGAGGCGGGCGTGCGCTTCGTCCGGGCCTTCCTGAAGGAGGTGGCGCCGTGATTGCCATTCCGGCCATCGACCTCCGCGAGGGCGCGTGCGTGCAACTGGTGGGCGGCTCCTACGACGCGGAGAAGGTGCGGGTGAACGACCCGCTGGACGCGCTGAAGCAGTGGAGGAGCCACGGCTTCCGGACGTTCCATGTGGTGGACCTGGACGCCGCGCTGGGCAAGGGCTCCAACGCGGACGCCATCTTCCGGCTGACCTCGCTGGAGCGGGGGCTCACCTTCACGGTGGGCGGTGGCGTGCGCGACTCGGACCGGGTGGAGGCGGTGCTCGAAGGGGGCGCTTCGTCCGTGGTGGTGGGCACGCGCGCGATTGAAGACACGGCGTGGCTGGCGGAGGTGTCGGGCCGCTTCCCGGGCCGGGTGGTGGTGGCGGCGGACGTGAAGGGGCGCGAGGTGGTGACGCGCGGGTGGACGGCGGGCAGCGCGCGGGACATCCGCGACGTGCTCGCGGCGCTGGAGCCCCTGCCGCTGGCGGGGCTGCTGGTGACGGCGGTGCACAAGGAGGGACAGCTGTCGGGCGTGGACCTGCCGCTGATGCAGGAGGTGGCGCGCACCAGCCGCCACCGGCTCTACGCCTCGGGCGGGGTGACGACGCTGGAGGACCTTCGCGCGCTGGCCGAGGCGGGCGCGTACGGGGCGGTCATTGGCATGGCGCTTTACACGGGCAGGCTGGATGCGCGCGCGGTCGCGCGGGAGTTCGCGGGATGACCACCGTCACTCGAGAGACGAAAGAGACGAAGATCCACGTCGAGCTGGCCCTCGGCAAGGGCGTCACGCAGGTGGACACGGGCCTGAAGTTCTTCGACCACATGCTGGCCACCTTCGCGCGCTACGCAGGGTTGGACATGAAGCTGCACGCGCGGGGAGACCTCACGCACCACCTGATGGAGGACGTGGCGATTACGCTGGGCACGGCGGTGCAGCGGGTGATTCCCGCCACGGCGGCGCGCTTCGCGGAGCGGACCATCCCCATGGACGACGCGCTGGTGCAGGCGTGCCTGGATGCGGGCGGGCGCTTCTACTACCAGGGCCCGCTGAAGAACCGGCTCTACGAGCACTGGATGCGCTCGTTCAGCGAGCACGCGAAGGTGACGCTGCACCTGCGGGTGCTGCGCGGCAAGGACAGCCACCACGCGACGGAGGCCGCCTTCAAGGCGCTGGGCCTCGCGCTGCGGGACGCCATGGTGGACTCGGGCACGGTGTTCAGCATGAAGGGCTCTGTCGCCCTGGAGGTGAAGTGATGCTCACCCGGCGACTCATCGTCTGCCTGGACGTGAAGGGCGGGCGCGTGGTGAAGGGCGTGCAGTTCGAGGGCCTGCGCGACGTGGGCGACCCGGTGGAGTTGGCCCGGCGCTACGAGCAGGAGGGCGCGGACGAGGTGACGTTCCTGGACATCTCCGCCAGCGCCGAGGAGCGCGGCACCCTGTGGGACCTGGTGCAGCGCACCGCGGAACGACTGTTCATTCCGCTCACCGTGGGCGGCGGCGTGCGCACGGTGGACGACGTGGGCCGGGCGCTGCGGGCGGGCGCGGACAAGGTGAGCATCAACTCGGCGGCGGTGGCCAACCCCGCGCTCCTGACGGCCTGCGCGGAGCGCTTCGGCGCGCAGTGCGTGGTGGCCAGCATCGACGCGAAGCGGGAGGGCGACCGGTGGCGCGTCTATACCCACGGCGGGCGCAAGCCCACGGACCTGGACGCGGTGGCCTGGGCCAGGGACTGCGTGGCGCGCGGGGCAGGGGAGGTGCTCCTCACCAGCATCGACCGTGACGGGGCGCGCTCCGGCTATGACCTGGAGTTGACGCGGGCCGTGGCGGACGCGGTGGACGTGCCCGTCATTGCCTCGGGAGGGGCGGGCAGCGCGGCGCACGTGCGGGATGCCCTGACGGGCGGCGGGGCGGACGCGGCGCTGGTGGCGGGCATCCTCCACGACGGCGTCACCACGGTGGGCGCCATCAAGTCGCTGCTGCGCGAGGGCGGCCTCCACATCCGGAGCGGGACATGAACGACAGGCAGGCACTGATGCAGGCGGCGGCGGAGGTGGCCCGGCTGTCCGGGGACGTGGCGCTGGGCTTCTTCCGCGGCGGCATCGCGGTGGACACCAAGTCGGACGGCACGCCGGTG is from Pyxidicoccus xibeiensis and encodes:
- the hisG gene encoding ATP phosphoribosyltransferase encodes the protein MLLKIALPNKGRLSEEVRELFNDAGLEVRARGERALTASLGGEFEAIFVRAQDIPEFVADGAAHAGVTGWDLVNEAGRELEPLMDLEFGRCRLVVAAREESGLTSADDVKDGSRVASCFPRLTQKFFAQRGQRVTVVPVSGAAEIAPHLGIADIVVDLTSTGSTLKMNGLREVATVLESSARLVACKGNVPEAQRKLDELKLALGSVLAARGKRYLMANVPKKALQQVREVLPGLNGPTVVDVLDGGNFVAVHAVVPAKTIYRTINALKALGCEGILVTRIERLMA
- the hisD gene encoding histidinol dehydrogenase, whose protein sequence is MDTLTSSILRYRGPLSELAPEDLRRLLDRVGGSDARVALRVSELIARVRSDGDRALFEMARQFDRVELTALEVPMARCQAALAALEPGLREALARAARNIARAHAAQKPRAVEVETEPGVLVGRRPDPLGCVGVYAPGGRAVYPSSVLMGVVPAKVAGVGQVIVCSPPGPDGLPHASVMAAAALAGADRVFALGGAGAVAAMAYGTESVPRVDRIVGPGNAYVAEAKLQVVGSVAIEAPAGPSEILVIADGTANPEAVAREMLAQAEHDPEAACVTLALGEALADTIAAAVERLAEGAKRWEIVTSALGSRGAVLSVQSLEEAWPFVSDFAPEHLLLATASPQADLERVRNAGTVFLGERSSVAYGDYMTGSNHVLPTAGLARAYSGLNLLDFYRWTTYQRVERQAAAGLAEDVGLLADSEGLFAHADAARAWRRP
- a CDS encoding pyridoxal phosphate-dependent aminotransferase, whose translation is MIPTRASYRDIPLYKPAKKPCRVDLSDNTNLFGIPPAAGRVLREASTRLVTHYPAGYSPELRKAVAAYAGVAPEAVTTGCGSDGIIDSAIRAFLEPGDVLGFMDPTFVMVPLYSKMNGVKAAPVPLRADFDVDADALLATGAKVLYLCAPNNPTGTALSRAAVERIVEKAPGIVILDEAYADFASGPGFLDLARTRPNVLVTRTFSKAFGMAGMRVGWAVGAPALVAEVEKARGPYMLTALAEAMASAVLTEDTGWVKARAAEAVANRERLRGELEALGLKALPSEANFLMVPLPGAPKVAERMRERDVNVRAFQGLTGVGDALRIGSGPWPLLEAALVALRESLR
- the hisH gene encoding imidazole glycerol phosphate synthase subunit HisH codes for the protein MRVTLFDYGAGNLHSLAKALATADGVEVRVQEDPVRALDTDVLVLPGVGAFGASAARLEPGRQAMREALERGLPCLGICLGMQLLFDGSDEGGGRGLGFFSGQVTRLTARRVPQIGWNSVEEDRTLTGAKLDSVYYAHSFVCRATDASVVTGWTTHESDRFPAAVRRGKVVGVQFHPEKSSEAGVRFVRAFLKEVAP
- a CDS encoding 1-(5-phosphoribosyl)-5-[(5-phosphoribosylamino)methylideneamino]imidazole-4-carboxamide isomerase, with amino-acid sequence MIAIPAIDLREGACVQLVGGSYDAEKVRVNDPLDALKQWRSHGFRTFHVVDLDAALGKGSNADAIFRLTSLERGLTFTVGGGVRDSDRVEAVLEGGASSVVVGTRAIEDTAWLAEVSGRFPGRVVVAADVKGREVVTRGWTAGSARDIRDVLAALEPLPLAGLLVTAVHKEGQLSGVDLPLMQEVARTSRHRLYASGGVTTLEDLRALAEAGAYGAVIGMALYTGRLDARAVAREFAG
- a CDS encoding imidazoleglycerol-phosphate dehydratase, which encodes MTTVTRETKETKIHVELALGKGVTQVDTGLKFFDHMLATFARYAGLDMKLHARGDLTHHLMEDVAITLGTAVQRVIPATAARFAERTIPMDDALVQACLDAGGRFYYQGPLKNRLYEHWMRSFSEHAKVTLHLRVLRGKDSHHATEAAFKALGLALRDAMVDSGTVFSMKGSVALEVK
- the hisF gene encoding imidazole glycerol phosphate synthase subunit HisF; the protein is MLTRRLIVCLDVKGGRVVKGVQFEGLRDVGDPVELARRYEQEGADEVTFLDISASAEERGTLWDLVQRTAERLFIPLTVGGGVRTVDDVGRALRAGADKVSINSAAVANPALLTACAERFGAQCVVASIDAKREGDRWRVYTHGGRKPTDLDAVAWARDCVARGAGEVLLTSIDRDGARSGYDLELTRAVADAVDVPVIASGGAGSAAHVRDALTGGGADAALVAGILHDGVTTVGAIKSLLREGGLHIRSGT